The Niallia alba genome includes a window with the following:
- a CDS encoding LacI family DNA-binding transcriptional regulator, which translates to MVAKLTDVAKLAGVSPTTVSRVINKKGYLSEKTIAKVHEAMKELHYHPNNLARSLQGKSTKLVGLIFPALNNVFYAELIDHLERELFNMGYKTIQCNSEHNSDKEREYIQMLQANQVEGIIAGAHNLNHDDYTNIKAPIISFDRFLASSIPIVSSDNYQGGVLATRSLINHGIQKIIMLTGSNDIKSPTHLRTKGYLDEMNKAGLDPKVISINGSFTPLRKSVEISKMLKSEQPEGIFCSDDMKALLVINEAEKLGLSAPKDFKLVGYDGTSFIENYFPKLTTVKQPLGELAKLCVELLIQKIEGDNNQEDRYEIPVKLISGQTS; encoded by the coding sequence ATGGTTGCAAAATTAACCGATGTAGCCAAGTTAGCTGGAGTGAGTCCTACAACGGTAAGCCGTGTTATCAATAAAAAAGGCTATCTTTCAGAAAAAACAATAGCTAAAGTTCATGAAGCGATGAAAGAGCTTCATTATCATCCCAATAATCTAGCGCGCAGTTTACAAGGGAAGTCCACAAAACTAGTAGGATTAATCTTCCCTGCCTTGAATAATGTGTTTTATGCAGAACTAATCGATCACTTAGAGCGAGAGCTGTTTAATATGGGATATAAGACAATTCAATGCAATAGTGAACATAATTCGGATAAAGAACGTGAATATATTCAGATGCTCCAAGCAAATCAAGTGGAAGGAATAATTGCTGGTGCTCATAATCTAAACCATGATGATTATACAAATATCAAGGCACCTATTATTAGTTTTGACCGTTTTCTTGCATCAAGTATACCGATTGTGAGCAGTGACAATTATCAAGGTGGTGTTTTAGCTACTCGTTCTTTAATAAACCACGGTATTCAAAAAATAATCATGTTAACGGGAAGCAATGATATTAAATCGCCAACCCACTTGCGTACTAAAGGGTATTTAGATGAGATGAATAAAGCTGGTTTAGATCCCAAAGTAATTTCAATAAACGGAAGCTTTACTCCCTTAAGAAAATCAGTAGAGATATCTAAAATGCTTAAGTCAGAACAGCCAGAAGGAATCTTTTGCTCAGATGACATGAAAGCTCTTTTAGTTATAAATGAAGCGGAAAAACTTGGTTTATCAGCACCTAAAGACTTTAAACTTGTTGGTTATGATGGAACCTCTTTTATTGAAAACTATTTTCCTAAACTAACTACTGTCAAACAGCCTCTCGGAGAATTAGCTAAACTTTGTGTAGAACTACTTATACAGAAGATAGAAGGAGACAATAATCAAGAGGATCGTTATGAAATTCCCGTAAAACTAATAAGTGGGCAAACAAGTTGA